The window GACGAGTTCTTCGCGCCGTAGACGGTCTTGCCGAGCTTGACGCCGAAGGCCTTCACCGAGACCTTGATCTGCGTGCCGGCGGCCCAGTACTTCTTCGGCCGCCAGTGCACGGTCTTGTCGTCACGCCAGTAGAACTTGCCCTCCACGGCGGGCGAGGTCTCGATCTCGATGGCCTTCTCGGCGGCGGCCTTGTTGACCGACCGGCTGAACGCGATGATCACCGGCTGGCCCACGCCATACGTCTTGCCGTTCTTGAGGGCGGTCATCGAGTTGGCCTGGAAGGTGACCTTCGCGGTGTTCGCCGGCTTCACCGTGCTGAACGTGGAGGTGTGCTCGCTGTCCACGCCCTTGCTGTCGGCGGCCGTCGCGACCACCTTGTAGCTCTTGCCGTAGTCGAGGTCGTCATCCGACTTCCAGGTCCCGTCGGCCTGGATGGCACCGCTGACCCTCGTCTTTCCAGAGGTGACGGTGACCGACTTGAGAGTGCCCTCCTCGGCCGTGACCACGATCGGGTTGGCCGGCGACACGTCCTTGGTGCCGCTCACCGGGGTCATCGCCACCCGGGCCGGCACCGCGGCCTGCTCGGTCTCCGCCACCGGCTCGACCCAGGCGGTGGAGCCGTCGGCGCCCTTGCTGCCGGAGGCGGTACACCCGGCGGCGGTGGCGACCGCGGCCACGCCGAGTGTGCCGATGATGACCTTACGTCGCTGAATCATGGCTCTCACAATCGAGGGGTCCCGGTCGGCGCCATCCATGGCCGTTACCGATAGATGACGGGGCTGCGGCCCGAAACGTTGCCTGCCGAGTCGATCAAAACTTCGAGGGCCATCATCCTGACAGATCTACATCTCCCGCGGTATCCCGGATACGTGCCTCAGCTGCCCGGAATGGACTCCTCTGCACCCTCCTCGGCACTGACGAGCTCGGCGATCGCGGCGAAGAAAGCGCTGATTCCGGGCAGGTTCGCACCTTTCGCCCGGGAGGTCGCGAAGTCCTCCGGAGTGCGCCAGGTCACGATGTCCAGCCATTGATCCCCGGGCAGCCGGACGAGCCGGGCGTCCAGGAATCCGGCGCGGTCGGCCCGGAAGTCGGCGAGCATCGCCGGACGAGCCTGGAGCAACTCGTCGACGCGGGACGGTTCGACACGGAAGCGGGTCAGTTCGACTGTCGTCATGCCACCAATTTAGTCACCGATTCTTACTATCACAAGAGGTGACTATCACAGGGGTCCCGATGCGCGGCGCCCTTCCCGACCTGATGCAGGATGAGCCCGGCCGCACCGGCCCGAGGAGAGGAAACCGACATGATCAAGGTCAGCCGCGCCACCGCCGAGGACCTGCCCGAGGTGGCCGCGCTGTTCGCCGGGTACCTGGACTTCTACCACCGACCGGCATCGACCGAGCGGGTGCTGGCGTTCCTCCGCGAGCGGCACGAACGCGGCGAGTCCGTGGTCTTCCTGGCCCGCACCGAGGACGGCACACCGGCCGGCTTCGTGAACGTCTACCCGACCTTCTCGTCGCTCTCGATGGCCCCGGTCTGGACACTGAACGACCTGTTCGTCTCGGCCACCGCCCGGCGCACCGGCGCGGGTCGCGCACTGGTCCGGGCGTGCGCCGACGAGGCCCGGGCGGCGGGTGCGGTGGCGGTCCAGCTGCAGACCGCGCCGGAGAACGAGACGGCACAGGCCCTCTACCGCTCGGAGGGCTTCCAGCCGGACACCTTCGCCGCCTACTGGCTGCCGCTCACCGCATGACCGGAGGCGACAGCCCG of the Actinoplanes sichuanensis genome contains:
- a CDS encoding L,D-transpeptidase produces the protein MIQRRKVIIGTLGVAAVATAAGCTASGSKGADGSTAWVEPVAETEQAAVPARVAMTPVSGTKDVSPANPIVVTAEEGTLKSVTVTSGKTRVSGAIQADGTWKSDDDLDYGKSYKVVATAADSKGVDSEHTSTFSTVKPANTAKVTFQANSMTALKNGKTYGVGQPVIIAFSRSVNKAAAEKAIEIETSPAVEGKFYWRDDKTVHWRPKKYWAAGTQIKVSVKAFGVKLGKTVYGAKNSSASFKIGRALIAISDNRTHMTKVYIDGKLVRSMKSSLGKGGYTTGANGQKINYWTAGGPHVVLTKERVHAMSSASYGVTDPNDPNFYAPKDIEYCARISYSGEFLHAAPWNGSLGRANLSHGCINLSTADAKWVYENFMLGDIVDVRNSPRDLEVWNGIGDWTVPFDKYGD
- a CDS encoding GNAT family N-acetyltransferase, translating into MIKVSRATAEDLPEVAALFAGYLDFYHRPASTERVLAFLRERHERGESVVFLARTEDGTPAGFVNVYPTFSSLSMAPVWTLNDLFVSATARRTGAGRALVRACADEARAAGAVAVQLQTAPENETAQALYRSEGFQPDTFAAYWLPLTA